The genomic region GTTGTTGATCCGTTTTCACCACAGGTGTGAAAACATCATGACATGCCCGATGAAGGAAATCGGGTCGGGTTCCGAGCACTGTCCCTACGACTGGCTCGCAGTGTACGATGGGCGCGACGAGCATGCACCCCCGATCGGAAAGTTCTGCGGAATGGGCAAGTTTCCATTCAGCATCATCGGTAAGTGTTGGTTCCGAATATAATGGCTTGTGATCACGGGTGAAGCGTGAAGGGTGCCGGAAGTCTGATCCCGATCTCGTGTTCTATTTAATTACCCAGTGAAAGATCTgaccatttatttttgtattccTCCATCTCCTGCGCTTACACCAAAGGAACATCCCAGCATATGTACGTGGAGTTCGTTTCATCACCGGCAGGGCCACTGCTGAACACCGGTTTCCACTTCAACGTTGGCAATTGGCCTGGGCACGTGGAAACGGTGGGCACCAAGCATGGTGCATGCGACTGGCTGCTCAGCTCCGACGCGCTCCGAGCAACGAGCGCTTCGGAAGGTATTTTCCTTAGCGTGGCTCACTGGTACCCACCGAACACCTCCTGCAGCTACCACATACAGGGCAACGAGGACGAAGTAGTGCGACTCTATTTTCCAAGGTAGGTCCCAAACCGAAGATAACTCAAAAAAGTTAAGCCGAAAACACATCCAACAAGGGATAAAGTTTGTTAAACGGGTTGTTACACTCCTAGGTTGTTACAAGAAGTTCCACAAATTAAATTGgataaaaaagggaatgaaaTCATAGTaaagaaattattattattcatttcTAGGGAATGAAAttatacttcttcttcttcttcttggcgtaacgacctgaTGGTCATGCcggcccgttaagggcttacgacaCTTGTTtgcctgttgtacgtggatagtcagtcctctcgtacaggggagggtccggtctcggttgggattcgaacccacgccgtcgaggtggtgagccccggcgctcatgggccgattttctaaccggcgctaccgctcggctgttgcgcataatgaattaaattataataaaagaaaatattagtatttaaaaagaaattcaaataaTTCTAATACCAAGAAGATATCAGAATTTAATTCATTCTCATACTGAAGTAATCTCTCATGTACACATAGTAAGCTTTAAAATTATGGTTTTCACTGCGCTgacttaaaagaaaaaattaaaggtATAGAAGGAAGAGTCGCTTCTGGCGATTATATTGACCAGTGAAAATAATCATTGAGTTCAGATAATAATATTTCAGGGGTTATGTTATGTAAAACGTAATTTTTATCGATTAAGGTTTTTTTCGTCTAATATTTCCATCATCCTAAATTAAGGTAGTACAGGATATCATTGTCAAATGGTGAATATTTTTAGCCGGAGATGTGCAAAGCGTTTTGCCatacttctttttatttaactgACCAATATTCATTTTGTACTCTCCTATTGCATACCATTAATATCTTCCTTTCTTTAGCTTTCGAATAAACCGCATTGAAGCGCCAATCATCAAGCACGAAGAGGACTGCGCCGAATCGCTCACGATCTACGACGCGAATAATCCAGACCCTGCTCGAATCATCAAAACGTTCTGCGACACCTTCTCACGGCCGATGGAGAAGATCGACTTTGTCAGCACTGGTCGTTCGTTGTATGTGAAGTTTCTTAGCAAAACGGGTTCATACAGTGGCAGCTCACTTTACTACTGGGCGCACTACGATTTCTTCAACAACACGAAGTTCGGCGATCCGGTACCGAACACCCTGTGCGATGAAGTATTCTATGCGTGGAAGTATAGCAAAGGAGAGCTGAAGTCTCCACGGAACACGCTCATCTACAAGCGTGCATCTGGAAGCGATGTGCGCTGCCAGTACAAGTTTGTCACCGATCGGCGGCTGTTTTCGCGCGTAGTCGTCGAAGTGACGTCGGTAACGTTCAAAGAGGTGCCATACTCGACGAGCGCCTGCACGCGTTGCCACGAGGAGCGAGTTGACAAGCTAGTGCTATGGGAGGAACGGGACAAGAACCAGAACCGTTTGGCATGCTTCTGTGACAACATTCCCCGTCCGGTGCGAATAATCTCGTCCGGCGATCAGATGAACCTGGAGCTGATCATTCAAGGCCAGCACGCGACAACGAGCTACTTTAAGAATCCGAACACGCTGTTCGAGGCCAACTACGAGTTTGCTCATGGTCCTATATGTGGCCCGATAACGTTAGGTCCATCGCCCGATGGTGAACTGGTTTTCCCTTACAAAAATGCGCTAGGTTTTCAGTTAACTGAAAACCGCAAAGAAAAGTGTATTTGGGAGTTGAAGGTGGCGGCGCAACGTGACCTCTGGCTGCATCTGGACAAGGCACGATTTGCCGAACGAAGTTGCGAGCATGGACGCATCGAAGTGTACCTGGCCGGGCGCCTGGAGCCACGGTTCATCATCTGCCCAGAGAACGTTAGCCTTGCGCGGGACCTGCCCATTCTGTCGGCAGCCGAGCTGGGGGCGGTAGAGAACGAAAACGAACCGCTGCCTGTACTGATCCAGTACACGGGAGACAGTGCTATCGGAAAGAACGCGTTCAAGTTCGTTTGGACTGAGCTGTTCCATCTACCTCGAAACGCCGACGGGACTCTTGCCACGTCGGCCATGTTCAAGGACAGCTGCGATTTCTATTGCCCTGGCGACCAGCACGTCTGCATTCCGGAATATTTGCTTTGTAACGGAGTGCTCAACTGCCCGAATGTGACCGGTTTGCGCGTGGTGGAAAGCAACATTGATAAGAATTACGAGTACATCGAGGAGAACTATCTACGCACGGGCCTATTCGACAAGGAGTTTCTGCTGAACATCGAGTACCTGACCGATGAGTCGCCGGAGCTCTGCCGAACAAAGTACATACCGGATGTTGGAACTGGACGCGTGGAGCTTCCCGAGGTAGTCGAGTGCTTCCAATTCCCGATGGTACAGATGATCTTCGCCGCTGTAATCGTCTGCACATTGATCATTTTAGCCTTCGTGATCTACTGCCGGTTGTACGGCCAAAAGTACTACGAATGAGAGGAACCGCACTAGCGCTGGCTATAGCGTGCCTCCTCCCGTGCCGTAGACTACCTATGATTAGTTTACTTCTTCGAGTAGTTGCGTTGTCGTAGGATCATTTATCCTGTATCAGCTATTTGCAGCAAATTCATATTAGTTCACCTGCAAGGGATAGACGCAACGAATGAGCTTAGTGCCATGTTGCGAAACTttttttaggaaaaaaaaacacaataggCATTCGCATAGTAGCAGATTTCAAGATCGTTCCGCACCTTAGAGAATCCACTTCTTATGATCACAGTGTCAAATTGgttgaaagtaaattttcgGTAATTACATTAGAAACGAGTGATTTGCTCCAGGAAATGATTTAGATATTTCTTACAGtttattttgaaagaaaaacaaaactagacTAGGTATTTTCCCAAAGCTACGCGCACAACCTTTTCCAGTAGAGTAGAATAAAAAGCCAAAGGAATCCTGCACCAAGTTAAAACCCGATTAGatcactttgtttttcttgccagACTTATCGTGATAGTTCCAAATAAGTTAATTTTCTCCAAGTGTCGCGATCAAAGGCCGATAACCAAGATTGGGTTGTTCAATTCGTAACCATTTCAGGAACACTCCGTTCGAACCAACCGCACACTGTTGGAGAATATATTTGGACTTTGCCTATCTCTTTGAAAAGATTAATAGGATGGCAAATCGTATAGCTCCATTTTTATTAGAACGAATGGTGCGTTAGACTATGGACTGTATTAGGAAAAGATTGCACCAATTGCATTTTGTTGAGTGCCATCGTCAACTTCGCCTAGGGATGCATTTGCACCACTGCCTAGATATACGGCGAAAGGTAGAGTTGTGTGCAGTATCAACGTTGGACACTGTTGCACGCCGTGCACAACATTAAGCGACCGGCCAAGTAAAGGGAGTTTATTTACActcatttaaaattgaataataagCAACCAGTCTATGCACAATTTGTacatacataaaaattaaactaagtaaataaaacaaaaaataaaactcacaaACAAATAAGAACCAGAGTGGACTTAGGCCAAATAGGATCAGAAAGCAAAACGCGattcaatgcaaaatggaaGTAGCAAATCACAAATCTAGGGAAAATTAtgaatcaatttcaattactACGAGTATATACACCTGAGCCGGGAGTGACAGTGAGAGACagggagaaagagaggaattaaacacaaaaaaaaaattaaacggaAAGtagaaatgttgtttggtGCAAAGGAATAGGAAATGTTTAACGAGATATGAAagaacaagagaaaaaaaaactaatctgaaaatgttattaaattGAATATGTAGCGATTGTGTGAGAACGGATACTCATTTTGGGTTTGGTGAAcaataaagtgaaaagaatCGGGCGATGCTAATGTAAAGAATGGATTATTGTACTatccaaattattttaaatcatttgaaagaaaatatgtttgatcattctttaaacaaaaaatatctttttaataatttttttaaaactatttcttATGATTTGGTAATGCCGGATACCGGAATACTCCTAATGGTACTggataaaacatgaaaactcCGGTCAGTTAAGGTTACCTTTTTCACACTCTCTCGTTCAGCCTTAATGGCAGCAGGTGAGTGGTGCCACAAATGGAATTGAAGGCATCTAGCCATCTTTTtaataaatcatattttaaattaactaatTTTAAGGTATTAGGTAGAACCCTTTTGCGTTACATATCATCAACCATTTTTTACTTTAGTGTTCCTAACAAATCTGCTCTTGTTTTTTAAACCGTTTGGCGTATAACTTACTTCAGTAGTTTAAATATTTCACGGTTTAGTTAAAAGTCATCGGCGCATTTTTTCTGAGCTACAGGTACCCTTGTATTCCATGAACTATTATTGTTTATATACGATATTAATTAGTACATAACAATTAATTAAGAACCCAAAATCGTGCCTCTTCCGTTCTGGAGAACTGACTATAAACACCCACAAATTGAATAAACTAAAATCCAAGACGATAATATTTGTACTTTTGGCACGTTATCAATTCTTCTCTTTTGACCCGGAATGTTGCTAACCACTGCTCTTTGGTAACATATTAATGGAGAGTCATTCGATAAGGTATGAGCTGCttgaaattgttctgcagaaTATGGTCAATGGTCAGAATAACCTTGCTTCTCCATACATATCCATGATCCCCACCATGGGACGTCTTTTGAGTCATTTGAGTAAAATTTCGCACACCAGTCTGTTTTGTGTCACCGTTCGTAATTCAAATCTCAGTTGAGTGTATTGTGGCCAAGAAAGACCATACATGGAACATTTACTTTCAATTATGACGGATCCACAAATGGGCAGGATGCAGAGCAGATGTATATCACCCTTTTTGGATACAGCCGATGCAGCACCATTTCATGCTATGTTTTCATCGGAGATCCTGTGGAGCAATTTATCGTCCTGGTGAGTTAATAGATTTCcttgaagaaggaagatttatGTTGGACACCCCAACAGCCGGATACTTGGCCAAGTTTATTTCCGAATGAACAAATTTGGAGTTACTGGGTGATCTTCCCAATGACGGCTAAGTCTCGTGCAAAGAACTGAAACATGTGTAAGCCGGATTCCATAACCTGATGATTCTGAGCCGAACACTTTCAGAGTCTTTGGTTGTGCGTTGTGCATAAATTGTGTACCCGTTGGTTTCTGGTTCGCAATGTTTATCATGATGAAAATAGGCTAGCTTTACGAGAAGAAACACATTTCAATATTTGGTGGAGCAGGAAATTCCTGTCCGACGGATTCCAGGTTAGAATGAATGTTTGTAGAGCTATATTTTCAAACTATGATAGGAATTTACTTAATAGTCTTCAGTGAGAtaacgaagaaaccaaaaataacTTATTTATTCTACAGCTCAAGCATAttgcaaaatttattttaaaatagtcTTAAAGCAGAAATAAAAGCAGTTTTAAACTATGTAAATACACATAAAAATCAAGACTACTTTTCAGTTGAATCTAAGGTTTTTTAGAGCTTGTaagtattttatattttgtactTTTCAAGAATTTTCATACACAGCTTTATATTCACCggagaaataaatttatttcaatcaaattaaacGGCATGTCATAAATTATGGAAAACGATTTCACAAATCATCGTTACGATCCACGAGAAAGGTGCCATTTCATGTATTCTTTGCAGCCCTCGGAGGTACTGTCCATGCCATACCGACTTTTTTCGGCATTGAATACGAATGAGAGCGTGCTTATCAAAAAGAACGACCAAGCGGTAATGTAGCGCGAACGGAAACGGCAGGCAACAGTAGACCCCAAATTGGTAGGTATGGTGCTTGGGAATTGCGTTCAAATGTCAACGTACTACGATTTTGCATTATGATTTCACATTTATTGAGTAGCATACATGGAAAGCTGTAAAATTTGTGTCATTTATTTATGACACTTCCGAATAGGGGAAATACCATATTGCTAGAAATATATATGAACCAACTCGACACGAACCAATACTTCTATTGATGTGTTTTGAATGGTGATTACAAAGGAACTGAAAAGAGTCACGCGATTAACATACAAGGTGAGCAAACGTTGTACCCCAACcataaaaatatgaagaaaaaaacgcatTCACCATACTTTTAAGCGAATATTTAGTTGTTTAATCTCCCAAATTTCAACGATCGTGAAATCAACGAAAACGATTAACTAGAATTTCTATTTCAACCAATctgaatattaaaatattccataaaacaaaattttaaatgataatCAACACACGATTAGTACAAAGTGTATTTATCTTGCGTTTTGCAGTGATTTGGTCATTGAATTAACCAATTTTCTTATATTAGAATATTTTAGTCACCCTTGTCCTGCATTATGCGTCTGTCAGCCTTTACTGCAGATCTAACGTTATCGCATAATTAACTATCCATAGAAAAAATTGCTCGAATTACTATGTTAATTAATGATCATCGTCTGTAACCATACCAAAACTAGCAATTcaggaattttctttcatccctAAACAATTTTTCCAAAGTCAGGAGCTTTAGTATTACCATAACAGGATATAAATGGTGGCATTACTTGGCGAACTGCGATAAGTTGAGTGAAAATATCTGAGTAAGTCCTACAAGATTCATCCAGTTGACGTAACCTCGACTTCTCCCGCTAAGAAACCGTTAGAAAAATGCTTCTTATGTTGAAATGAGAACGGCAGCGATGGAGTTGCGTAAATAACACGTCTCACCTAGGGCAATCATTGGCATCCACAAACACCGAGTCTGAGTGATGTTGCACGTTCGAtgggattaaaaaaaaccttccttTTCTATCGATCTACTACAGCAACCATCACTATTGAACAACTAAACTAATTGGTTAAATGGAAATAAAGATGTGATGATGCTGGAAAAATATTACCAATATTTTGGTTTCAGACGGTCAAACCTCAGACCGAGTTATTTTTGGGAAGCTCTCGGAAATATGAAACACGTTTTGTACAAATTCTCATTTTATTcgcttaataaaaaaaaaagtaaactgaTCATTCAtgttaatgttttaatttagatATTTTCTCTAATATATTAGTACAACATTACATTCCAAAGTCTCGTTTATATACTAGGGTTTTCaaatatacattttattaaaaccatTTACACTAGTATGATGAACAATTAGATTGAAAAGGGGAGCATTGTTTTTACGTTATTGAAAAACcaatataaacaaacaattccaTGCTATTCCCCATTTTAGttatttgcttgttttgcCAAGTATCTGATATGACAGTTTTGCAAACAACTTTTGAAAATTAGACTTCTGCAAAAGAGGAATGCAAAGGGCGGCTAAAACCAACACTTCATTTCAGCATCCTTTGAAACCCGGATAAATAGACTGCTTTGCATTCCAGTACGATGTTATTTTCAACTATCAAAACTCTATCGTTGCACCGAGGAATCCACTCAAACACGACTACGCGCTGCACTCGCCGTGAATATAAGGtggaattttttttctaacaatACTTAGCACAGCAGTTTATCGTGAAATAGCACTGACAaacgtttattttcattttccttgctGTGAATGTTCTACCCGAAACTGGTGGAGAAAAAACTATTTGCAAACCGTGTTCCGATAAAAAGTTTCTTATTCTTCTGGGTGCAATTTGCTTTAAATTGCAATTTCATCCAGCAACTTCATGCTTTGATCAACTGGTAGCAACAAATAAAACGCCAGCATATTATATGTTAAAGCGAGATACTACAAAGATTTCACATGTGTTTTCAAACTTCGGATAGTGTTTCGTTGTTTGTCGTGTGCATAAGGTAGCGAAAAACTTTCAGAAGGTTAGTTTTACGTctggatgtttttctttttaattgtttaattcTTTAGTTGTGAATGAATTGTGTTTGTGGTTGTGTGTATCTCTTTTATggacatgtttttttatttattaattttttaaaggtAAAGCTTAAGTTTAGTAAACTGTTGTCATTGTAGTTCTACCATGCTAATGAAAGGGACACGAACTATGAAACTTATAAAGTCAGCCTTCTaacaaaatatgtattttagTTATACTGTCCCAAAAGTTCTAGAAACCCAGCCTTATGATGGACAACTAAAGTGTACAACATAGTAACGCACCACTGCGCAATAGAGCTTGAAAGCTGTATAGCATTTCCACAAGCCTACCGTAATGAAGTAAAACGAACATCGAACTTTATCGAAAATTGCCGTCGAAACTTAATTTATCGTAACGAAAGTTGGATATCTGTCTACCACATTGGCCTCCCACGGCGAAGTTCATCGTGCTGTCAAAGTTTGACCAACTGTAGTGCTAGCGTACAATAGCTTTTGGTAACGGTGGTTAGTATGGTGCTCCAACAAAATTATGTTCGCATTCACTTTACACTTCATTGTTCCATCATGTTTgtcgaaggaaagaaaattggCTCTTAGCGCCAGTAGAAACAACGTGTAGAAGAACGCCAGTAGAAGAACGTTGAAGAAGGGTGTGATAAGCAGTCGAGGTAAAAGTTGGTACTACCTGAAGTTTCATCCAGTTTTCATAGAATCTTAATTGTGGCACAAATTTCTTCTGGAACCAATCGTAAGGGGCAAAACTTTCTTTATAACTACCTCTGCGATTCTGCTGGGTCATGCTTACTACTAGTTGAGCTGTCTTGATGAAATTTGGTTCCGTCCAGCTACAAGCGCAACCATAGGACACAAATTCGTGAGAAGGCCGTCAAGATGTGTCAAAAACCGTTAACAAGCGCAAACCCTCGGAAGAATGATTACTTACATTGCACTGCTGTATACGTATCCAGTCCGTACCAACATTGGCATGCATTCTCTCATCAAGATAAATTCGTTTCTGAGGGAGGAAGGACTAAAAACTTTTCTGTTGACACGCTAGTTAGCGACAAGTAAACAATGTGAACGAACGCTCGAGAGAACCTTTGCCAGAAGAGCGCTTTTCATAGTCACGTTTCAGAGAAGTTTTGAGCGTCTAAATTCTACCTAGGCAGGTGGAAATTGTGGGTGCACTGCAAACAAGTTTTCCAAAACTTTCCAAAACAGCTAACTCAATCTCGCTTGCATTATGTCTTTGGTATAGGGTGAAGCGTTGTGTCgtttaaaatttttcaaaggttTCTGATCGTTCAACGACAATATAACTCAATCACATTCCGAGCTAGCTGGTACGTGTATTTTATGTAGTGATTTTTGTATCACAACATAATAATACTATGCAAATAGTGTTTGAAATAACACTGCGTTGCAGGAGGAAACTCACAAGAATAGGACCGATTTTAAAATTGAGtttaagcatgttgaatgtaCTTTAAGGGTATAGTTTTTTGATGTTATCTTTTACCACTGAAAAGGTGAAAGGCATTAATGAGTGTATTTAGTAgaaatgaacgaaagttaCTGGGATAGTAGCGTTCAGCCAATTTAATTCCTCCCATTTCGAATATGCT from Anopheles coustani chromosome 3, idAnoCousDA_361_x.2, whole genome shotgun sequence harbors:
- the LOC131258649 gene encoding uncharacterized protein LOC131258649; this translates as MMCQESKAVVNNLHKSRKVWIKALFIILVVNAHVHVVTSQQQQQQQQHQHQQQQQQQQHQQQLLPTNLPSPQKRAGNTANDGAKDHCNKTVDIFEDISSPEVTNLNRNRPLTCWYRFRSIRGAPRDWVLRLNFKKFKVGSLLNATHCEGGYLQIVDGNAKTDVSNRREPGQFCGESEQPQTFISETSAVKIVFHTDNFTDQTYFAFDSGAEQQMEVFNRYGPHPELYPNRRGEVVQGSYCEREFRDCRLQTCYVQSPAYPGIYPRALKCRYRLHTRLPFIKLYIQNEQFAVDGQRCENIMTCPMKEIGSGSEHCPYDWLAVYDGRDEHAPPIGKFCGMGKFPFSIIGTSQHMYVEFVSSPAGPLLNTGFHFNVGNWPGHVETVGTKHGACDWLLSSDALRATSASEGIFLSVAHWYPPNTSCSYHIQGNEDEVVRLYFPSFRINRIEAPIIKHEEDCAESLTIYDANNPDPARIIKTFCDTFSRPMEKIDFVSTGRSLYVKFLSKTGSYSGSSLYYWAHYDFFNNTKFGDPVPNTLCDEVFYAWKYSKGELKSPRNTLIYKRASGSDVRCQYKFVTDRRLFSRVVVEVTSVTFKEVPYSTSACTRCHEERVDKLVLWEERDKNQNRLACFCDNIPRPVRIISSGDQMNLELIIQGQHATTSYFKNPNTLFEANYEFAHGPICGPITLGPSPDGELVFPYKNALGFQLTENRKEKCIWELKVAAQRDLWLHLDKARFAERSCEHGRIEVYLAGRLEPRFIICPENVSLARDLPILSAAELGAVENENEPLPVLIQYTGDSAIGKNAFKFVWTELFHLPRNADGTLATSAMFKDSCDFYCPGDQHVCIPEYLLCNGVLNCPNVTGLRVVESNIDKNYEYIEENYLRTGLFDKEFLLNIEYLTDESPELCRTKYIPDVGTGRVELPEVVECFQFPMVQMIFAAVIVCTLIILAFVIYCRLYGQKYYE